The Shewanella sp. NFH-SH190041 genome has a window encoding:
- a CDS encoding energy-coupling factor ABC transporter ATP-binding protein produces MVQLVIDNLRMQFGERLLFEAPHLCFAKGDVIYLQGDNGTGKTTLMKLLAGLIQPSAGQIRWQDDKAHPWWKTHPQLGKAVYLHQHPYLYEGTVKYNLGFAGRYSQLSRRELSHRMEQAADMAGLTHLLTASAVNLSGGERQRLAVARAWVIQPDLLMLDEPVSNMDKESRRLMLEMISTLKQQGTGMLISSHQTCGLTALCRHTWQIEHQHITAAPFYPDTTQPYEESIYVVTN; encoded by the coding sequence ATGGTGCAATTGGTTATTGATAATCTGCGAATGCAATTTGGCGAGCGGCTGTTATTTGAAGCCCCGCACCTGTGTTTTGCCAAAGGGGATGTGATTTATCTGCAGGGGGATAATGGCACAGGCAAAACCACACTGATGAAACTACTGGCCGGACTGATCCAACCCTCGGCCGGACAAATCCGCTGGCAAGATGACAAAGCCCATCCTTGGTGGAAAACTCACCCACAACTGGGAAAAGCAGTTTATCTGCATCAACATCCCTATCTTTATGAGGGGACAGTGAAATACAATCTGGGCTTTGCTGGACGTTATAGTCAATTATCCCGCCGAGAACTAAGCCATCGAATGGAACAAGCGGCTGATATGGCGGGGCTGACCCACTTGCTGACGGCCAGTGCCGTCAATCTATCAGGCGGCGAACGTCAGCGGTTAGCCGTAGCAAGGGCTTGGGTGATCCAACCGGATCTGCTGATGCTGGATGAGCCTGTATCGAATATGGATAAGGAATCTCGTCGGTTGATGCTGGAGATGATTTCCACCCTGAAACAGCAAGGTACCGGCATGCTGATCAGCAGCCACCAGACCTGTGGCTTGACCGCTCTGTGCCGGCACACCTGGCAGATTGAACATCAACATATTACCGCTGCGCCGTTTTACCCCGAT
- a CDS encoding ABC transporter permease, protein MTESWLSLIQQAFGLLFSLDPGTWSIIGVSFNVSLAALLLTLVPSMVLGFILAFARFPGRWTVINLVQTMQSIPTVVIGLLAYLLLTRMGPLGDLRWLFTQKGMILGQMLICAPVLVAMSQAAFTSADRRAWETSRTLGAPWLSAVWVLCRELRAPLLMAIVAAFSRIVTEVGCSMMVGGNIMNVTRNIPTAIALETSKGDFAQAIALGLVLLILALILNFALGTLRGKSEPRSH, encoded by the coding sequence ATGACGGAAAGTTGGCTATCCCTGATACAGCAGGCCTTTGGCCTGCTGTTTTCACTTGACCCCGGTACTTGGTCCATTATCGGGGTATCATTTAATGTCTCTTTGGCAGCCCTGCTGCTGACCCTTGTCCCTTCTATGGTATTGGGCTTTATTCTGGCCTTTGCCCGTTTTCCCGGCCGCTGGACCGTCATCAACCTAGTACAAACCATGCAATCTATTCCCACTGTGGTGATCGGGCTGCTGGCCTACCTGTTGTTGACGAGGATGGGACCATTAGGGGATCTACGCTGGCTGTTCACCCAAAAAGGGATGATCTTAGGTCAGATGCTAATTTGTGCGCCGGTTTTGGTTGCCATGAGTCAAGCTGCATTCACCAGTGCCGACCGGCGCGCGTGGGAGACCTCTCGCACCTTAGGTGCGCCTTGGCTTAGTGCCGTATGGGTGTTATGTCGGGAACTGCGCGCCCCGCTGTTGATGGCGATTGTGGCGGCCTTTAGCCGGATTGTGACTGAGGTCGGCTGCTCTATGATGGTCGGCGGTAACATTATGAATGTCACCCGCAATATTCCTACCGCCATTGCGTTAGAAACCAGCAAAGGTGATTTTGCCCAAGCCATCGCGCTGGGATTGGTATTGTTGATTCTGGCACTTATTCTTAATTTTGCGCTGGGTACCTTACGCGGAAAATCCGAACCCCGTAGCCACTAG
- a CDS encoding substrate-binding domain-containing protein, producing the protein MFKFKRLINIALSAALLASLGTVFPALANSDIIKLATTTSTENSGLLGYLLPKFEKETGYQVQVIATGTGKALKLARQGDVDVVMTHAPAAEAKFVAEGYGWMPRGIMENDFVILGPINDPAHIRDSKSAAAAFKAISKSGLPFISRGDNSGTHMKEMAIWQKAAIAPEFSGYTSVGQGMGKTLQMANEMQGYTLSDRGTYVAYKNKLNLAVDYDGGKTLANPYQIILINPKKYPDLNHKGARALSDWLISPQAQKMINNYRVNGEQLFKATYGK; encoded by the coding sequence ATGTTTAAGTTCAAGCGTCTTATCAACATCGCGTTGAGCGCTGCGTTATTGGCCTCTTTAGGCACGGTATTCCCAGCCCTGGCCAACAGCGATATCATCAAATTAGCCACCACCACCAGTACAGAAAACTCTGGGCTACTGGGTTATCTGCTGCCTAAATTTGAAAAAGAAACCGGTTATCAGGTGCAGGTTATTGCGACAGGTACGGGTAAGGCCCTGAAACTGGCCCGCCAAGGAGATGTGGATGTTGTTATGACCCACGCACCAGCAGCGGAAGCGAAATTTGTTGCCGAAGGTTATGGCTGGATGCCACGCGGCATTATGGAAAACGATTTTGTTATTCTGGGCCCAATCAATGACCCAGCGCATATCCGTGACAGTAAGAGCGCGGCGGCAGCCTTTAAAGCTATCTCTAAATCCGGCCTGCCATTTATCTCCCGTGGTGATAATTCCGGCACTCATATGAAAGAAATGGCTATCTGGCAAAAAGCCGCCATTGCCCCTGAGTTTTCCGGTTACACCTCAGTAGGTCAAGGCATGGGTAAAACCTTGCAGATGGCCAATGAAATGCAGGGCTACACCCTGTCTGACCGTGGCACTTACGTCGCTTACAAAAACAAACTGAATCTGGCGGTGGACTATGATGGTGGTAAAACACTGGCTAACCCTTACCAGATTATTCTGATCAATCCGAAAAAATATCCTGATCTGAACCACAAAGGGGCTCGCGCCTTAAGTGACTGGCTGATCAGCCCTCAAGCTCAGAAAATGATCAACAACTACCGCGTGAATGGCGAACAACTGTTTAAAGCCACTTACGGCAAATAA